The following proteins come from a genomic window of Lolium rigidum isolate FL_2022 chromosome 5, APGP_CSIRO_Lrig_0.1, whole genome shotgun sequence:
- the LOC124656099 gene encoding P-loop NTPase domain-containing protein LPA1-like has product MAASRLLYIAVADHHGHGRRSTFHYTRPVLQSTLQLMGCKPRHAFKISKRVFDVTRNDFLDASKLGESTAEDDMETAKLLNTENTTNIPFELYKIQTTVVVSREEFLNVVCDALTLYKYVGPNQRADLLLACRIRERKESVTVLLCGTSGCGKSTLSSLLGNRLGITTVVSTDSIRHMMRSFVDEKQNPLLYASTYHAGDYLDPVAVAQAKEKRKLKKLAVISHSNANGDEDGSTSDEKCNEKSPDLPPRTEVTSKKQMAIEGYKAQSEMIIGSLDRLITTWEERKESLIVEGVHLSLNFVMGLMKKHPSIIPFMVYITNEEKHMERFAVRAKYMTLDPAKNRYIKYIQNIRAIQEYLCNRADKHLVPRINNTNVDRSVAAIHATVFSCLRRREAGEQFYDPHTNTAAIVDEEYRNQCAANSLNSKGMFQLIQRQGSSRNLMALLNTDGSVAKAWPVVAGDSNGNINDGTGSENSVGNPMYGPLQIGKAEPVNLQFGSFGISAWPSDTGGTSHTGSADDSKADGTDTGSRYLSSCCSSPKMSDDNSKELVDEYSVFDSEEEEDGSDAGDAETNEDLTDEERDIQEMEEAGSVDEHSTKSDEEYDDLAMRESGYWSDDEQPTLMKKPPALGMVGGDKDDGNMGLMLETGNEGGGAEIARYAYHLMMNGHES; this is encoded by the exons ATGGCGGCCTCCAGGCTGCTCTACATTGCCGTCGCCGACCACCACGGCCATGGCCGGAGGAGCACCTTCCACTACACCCGCCCAGTCCTGCAGAGCACGCTCCAGCTCATGGGATGCAAGCCACGCCACGCCTTCAAG ATCAGCAAGAGAGTATTCGATGTGACGAGGAACGATTTCTTAGACGCGTCAAAACTGGGTGAATCCACAGCCGAGGATGACATGGAAACTGCCAAGCTCTTGAATACAGAAAACACGACCAACATACCGTTTGAGTTGTACAAGATCCAGACAACTGTCGTTGTTTCGAGAGAAGAGTTCCTAAATGTTGTATGTGATGCCCTCACTTTGTACAAGTATGTCGGGCCAAATCAGAGGGCTGACTTGCTTCTTGCGTGCAG GATTAGGGAGAGGAAAGAATCGGTGACTGTGCTGTTGTGTGGCACAAGTGGATGCGGCAAATCTACTCTATCATCCCTATTG GGTAACAGGTTGGGTATCACCACCGTAGTTTCTACCGACTCTATACGGCACATGATGAGGAGTTTTGTAGACGAAAAACAAAACCCTCTGCTCTATGCGTCAACCTACCACGCAGGAGATTATCTAGACCCTGTTGCAGTTGCCCAAGCTAAGGAGAAACGCAAGTTAAAGAAACTCGCTGTTATTTCTCATTCAAATGCTAATGGAGACGAAGATGGTAGCACTTCAGATGAGAAATGTAATGAGAAATCTCCAGACTTGCCTCCTAGAACTGAAGTGACCAGCAAAAAGCAAATGGCCATAGAAGGATACAAAGCGCAGAGTGAGATGATCATCGGGAGCCTTGATAGATTAATTACAACCTGGGAGGAGCGCAAAGAATCTTTAATTGTAGAAGGAGTTCATTTAAGCCTGAATTTTGTG ATGGGGCTAATGAAGAAACATCCCTCCATTATACCATTTATGGTATATATCACGAATGAGGAGAAGCACATGGAACGTTTTGCAGTCCGTGCAAAGTACATGACGCTTGATCCAGCAAAGAACAGATATATTAAATACATCCAGAACATTAGAGCTATCCAGGAGTACTTGTGCAACCGAGCCGACAAACATCTAGTGCCGAGAATTAATAATACCAATGTAGATCGGAGTGTGGCAGCCATACACGCCACAGTCTTTAGCTGCCTTCGTCGGCGAGAGGCTGGGGAGCAGTTCTATGACCCCCATACAAATACTGCAGCTATAGTAGATGAAGAGTACAGAAACCAGTGCGCTGCAAACTCATTGAATTCCAAGGGCATGTTTCAGTTGATTCAAAGGCAAGGGTCTTCTAGGAATCTAATGGCGCTGCTTAACACCGATGGTTCAGTTGCTAAGGCATGGCCTGTGGTTGCCGGTGACAGCAATGGTAACATAAATGATGGCACAGGCAGTGAGAATTCTGTGGGAAACCCCATGTACGGTCCGTTGCAAATTGGGAAGGCAGAGCCTGTCAATCTTCAGTTTGGCTCTTTTGGGATCAGTGCATGGCCAAGTGATACCGGAGGCACTAGTCATACTGGGAGTGCCGATGACTCCAAGGCTGACGGCACAGATACAGGGAGTAGGTATTTATCCTCATGTTGCAGCTCACCAAAGATGTCAGATGATAATTCCAAAGAG CTTGTGGATGAGTACTCAGTGTTTGAcagtgaagaagaggaagatgggaGTGATGCTGGTGATGCAGAGACGAATGAGGATCTAACTGACGAAGAAAGGGACATCCAAGAG ATGGAGGAAGCTGGGTCTGTGGATGAGCactcgacaaagtcagatgaggagtATGATGACCTAGCCATGAGAGAAAGCGGCTACTGGTCTGATGACGAGCAGCCGACCCTGATGAAGAAGCCCCCAGCACTAGGGATGGTAGGAGGCGACAAGGATGATGGCAACATGGGCCTGATGCTGGAGACGGGAAATGAAGGCGGTGGCGCAGAGATTGCGC